From Methanobrevibacter ruminantium:
TCTCTAAAAACTCTGGAGTGGTATCTGGATAATCACCGACATCTGCCTTGATTGCACCATAATAGACCTCTTCCTTATTGTTGCTTATTGCAAATGCAGTTGCAAGTTCAAGCAATATTGTATTTCTGCTTGGAACAACAGTGTTTGCTGGTTCAGAGACATTATCATTATCCTTATCAGTCAAGCTGCTTGAAAGCAAATCCACAATATTCTGTATATCAAATACGAAATGAGGAACATCATTCATCTTACAGATTTCTGCTGCTCTTTCAATTTCAATAGCTGCCTTTTGACCATAATTGAAACTGAGTGCAGTTACCTTATTCCCTTCATTCAATAATTTATACAATAAAGTGGAAGAGTCCAATCCTCCAGATAATATTAAAACTACATCTTTTGACATTTAAATCTCCATGAATAAAATTAATAAATATATAATATTATATTTCTGTTTTACAATACATTTAAAATTAATTATTGAATTGATGAAAATAATTAAAATATTGAATTAAATTAATTTAATAAAAGATAAAAATTTTAAGAAAAATAAAATGAAATTAAAATAAATAAAAAAAGAAAAAAGTGATTATAACTTAAGAATAATTCTTAAATCAAAGGATAAGGATGCTTAGAGTTTCCTGTTTTCTTTTTAGGACCTCCAATCTTATCTAATCTTAATTTAATGAATTCTTCTCCTTTTTCACTTGCCCCAAAAATAGGGATAGAACTTCCTACAGAGAATATGTCTTCCTCTTCCGCAATATCCCTTAAGTGCTTATTGGCACATGCAGTCACCACATCACTTACATCAAATATAAGTTCTGATTCTTCCCTTGAAAGTCCTGTAGTGTGTACTGCAAAGAGATAAAGATTCACATCATCATATTCCTTTTCCAATTCTCTAAGAATTATTCCATCATCTGGAAATGCTATTGTAACTGCAATGTTCTTATATCCATTTTCAATAGCTAACTTGAATCCTTCGACCTGATCAATAATTGCAGTTTCCCCATCAACAATATGGTTTGGTGAAAACTCTTCAATAAGCTCTGGAATTGGACTAGTCTCAACAAGCCCTGAAACTCTTCCACCTACCCCTTGAGCAAGCTCACTTTCTGTAATGAGGACTGTTCCGCAACCTTCACAGACCATTATGGCACAATCTATTATGTCATCAGCAAGCAAAGTAGACAATATTTCAGAGATTCCGAAGGATAAGAAATCCTTTAATCTTAATACCCTATCTTTAGTGCACATTCCAAAGTCCTCTATTCTAAATTGGATGTTATTTTCTATTTCCTCAGGAGTTAACTTTTCAATTCCCCTATGCTTATGAAATAGGGGGCAGTACTCAATCATAGGTTCTCCTACATCAACAACTTTTCCATCTTGAACAGTTATTTTAGCTCTTCCTAAGGCTTCAATTACATGTTTATCCATAATAATCCCTTAATTAATTAACAATTGTTAAACTCCATAAACTTTATATTTAATTTATTCCTCATTAAATAAATAGGTTTTTGAAAATAAAAAGTTTAATGAAAATCAATAGAAAAATAATGGGAAAATAATAGGAAAATAAGAAATAATATTGAAAAATTAAAAAAAATAAAAAATAGAAAAGAAAAACAGCGGAAATGGATTAAAGATTAGATAAAAGGTATGAGAATCTATTCTTTAATCCATTGCATATATTATAGGTGTTTAGTGTTTTATGATATTTAGTTTAAATATATTTTAGAGTGTGGTTTATGTTTTGTGTTTTGATTTTGTGTTTTTATGTGTGATTTATTTGATTTTAGCGATTAAATATGATTAATTAAGGAGGAAAAAAGTGATAAAGGAATTGATCCTTAGTAATATTGGATCAATTCTTCTTCATCACTTACTGTTTTTGGCTTCACCTTATCCATAGCTTCATCGAAGAATTTAGCTGAGACCTCGCTTGCTTCAATGTTTTCTCTTAAAGCGAGCATTGCAGCTTCACGGCATACAGCTTCAATGTCTGCCCCAACATATCCTTCGGTGTTTTTAGCCAATTTCTTAAGCTTGACATCTTTTGCAAGAGGCATGTCTTTGGTGTGTACCTTGAATATTGCAAGTCTTGCATCTTCATTTGGAGCATCAACCTTAATGTGTCTGTCAAATCTTCCTGGCCTCATTAGACCTGGATCGATAATGTCAGGCCTATTGGTTGCTGCAATGATTGCAACATCCTCCAACTCTTCAAGACCATCAATTTCAGTCAATAATTGATTTACGACACGTTTGGTTACTCCAGAATCACCAGCTTCTGCACCTCTTGAACTTGCAATTGAATCAATCTCATCAAAGAAGATTACAGTAGGAGCGGTTTGTCTTGCTTTTCTAAAGACTTCCCTTACACCTTTCTCAGATTCACCAACCCATTTGGACAAGAGTTCAGGTCCTTTGATTGCAATGAAGTTAGCTTCACTTTCGTTTGCTACTGCCTTTGCAAGCATGGTCTTACCAGTACCTGGAATACCATACAATAAGGTACCTTTAGGTGGCCTTACACCAAATTCCTTGAATTTGTCTGGGTATTTTAAAGGCCATTCCACAGCCTCTTTTAATTCCTGTTTAGCTTCGTCCAATCCACCGACATCATCCCAAGTGACATTTGGAACTTGCACAAGAACTTCCCTAAGTGCAGATGGTTGGATCTCTCTAAGTGCAGACTTGAAGTCATCCTTGGTTACTACAAGTTTTTCCAATACTTCAGGAGGAATCTCATCGTCAGCACCTAAATCAGGAATGATTCTTCTTACAACTCTCATAGCTGCTTCCTTAGCCAATGCTTCAAGGTCTGCACCTACAAATCCGTGAGTTGTATCTGCTAAATCATCCAAGTCAACATCATCTGCAAGAGGCATTCCTCTTGTGTGAATTTCCATAATCTCTTTACGTTCCTCTTTATCAGGAACACCGATTTCAATTTCACGATCAAACCTACCAGGTCTTCTAAGTGCACCATCAAGGGAATCAGGCCTGTTTGTTGCACCGATTACAACCACTTGACCTCTGGAATTAAGTCCATCCATCAAAGTCAATAGCTGTGCAACAGTCCTTCTTTCCACTTCCCCTTGAGTTTCTTCACGTTTAGGTGCAATAGCATCCAATTCATCAATAAAGATAATGGATGGAGCGTTTTCTTCAGCTTCTTCAAAGAATTCCCTTAGGTTTTCTTCAGATCCACCAACATATTTGCTCATGATTTCAGGACCATTGATTACAATGAAGTGAGCATCACTTTCATTTGCCACTGCCTTTGCAAGCAAGGTCTTACCGGTACCTGGAGGACCGTGCATCAATACTCCTTTTGGAGGAGCAATACCTAACTTATCAAATAATTCCGGTTTCTTAAGAGGGATTTCAATCATTTCCCTAACCTTTTTAACCTCATCCTTTAAACCGCCTATGTCATCGTAACTGATATCTACAAGATTGGATACACCTTCCAATTTGGAAACGTCTACAGGTTCCTCATTGATTTCCACCTTAGTGTTTGGACCGACTTTTACAACACCACCAGGGTTAGTGCTTACAACTGCCAACTTGATTTGGCTCATTGCACCAATGCCTGGAACATTCATGATGTCATCAAAGATATCATCAAAGAATCCACTGCCAACAGATCTTCTTTGAGGAGTTTTAATACCAGTATTAATCAAGTCCCCTTGAACCATTACTTGGTTTCTGAATGCTCTGTTGAAATCTCCACCAATCCTGATTCTTGCATCAATAGGAGCTAGAACAATTTTTTTAGCTTCTTTTGCTTCTGCTCTTTTGATGGTAACTTCCTCACCTATTGAAGCACCTGAATTCTTACGGGTTGTACCGTCTATCCTTATGATTGATTCCATCTCAGATTGAGAAGCAATTGCAACTGCTGCAGTATGTTTAGATCCGATAATCTCGATTAAGTCCCCATCCTTAAGACCTAATTTAAACATAGATTCCATATCTAGTTTAGCTATATTTTTACCAACGTCTTTTTGAGATAATGTTTCTGCAACTTTGATTTTAAGTTCTACATCAGCCATAATCTTCAACTCCTTTTATTTTTTGTGAATAGTAATGAATAGATAAATATGATAATTAGCTAATTGGATCTTTAACTAAGATTTGCTTAGCTAATTTTCGTTACAATAAATAATAAAAGACAATTAATAATCATTGATGGTACAGAAATATCAATTGTTTAGAATTAATTTTAAAATTATTTATTTAATGCTTGAATCTAATCAATAATCCAAATAAAGGATTGGTCAAATACAAACAAATGAAATTTAAAAAACTTCAACAAATACATTAAAATTAAACTAAAGATTTAAAGACCATCAATTTATTTAAATAACCAAATAAATACAAATTAATCATCAATAAATAATTAAAAGAATTAATTCTCATTAAATTCCAATAATTCGCTTATTCAATTGTTTTAATCATAATGACTTGATTTAATTAACCAAATAAAGAATTAAAAGAATTTATTAAAAATTTATCAACAATTATTAATGTAAATCTTTTAGTTAGTTTTTGTAACTAAATAATACTTGAACTTCATAGTATATAAAGGTTTCGATTTTATTAACAAAAAGTTATTTTAATTTAAAATTTATTAAAATAGAAAAAAATAATTTAAAATAGTTAAATAAATTAAAAAAATGATTAAAATTAATATCATTACTAAATATTTTAAAATATTTATTTAAAATAGAAATAAAGAATTTAAAATAAAAATAAATTTAAGTTATTTAAGTATAAAAAATCAAAAGAAAGATGATACCATTCGAATAGATAAAAACAAAAAGAGAATTTGTATAAAAATTTATAAAAATAATATAAGAAATGATTAAAAAAATAAGAAAGGTTATCACAATAAGTGATAACAGTTTTATAATATAGTTGCAACCAAATAATACAAGATTGCAGTTACAGAAGGTACAGTAAGGTTATCAATACCACCATAACTGATAGCTTCAGCAACAGTTGCAATTGCAGAAATAATCAAGATGTACCAGAAATTAAGCTCTGGAAGGGTGTATCCCATTGCAGTATAGAAAACCCATACAAATACAGATAAAACTGCAGTTACAGAAAGCATTGCAAGGGAACCTGCAAGAGTTTTTTCTCCACCGAATATATGGTATTTGATTCTTCCCCATTTTGCACCGACAAGAGCTGCAAATCCATCACCGTATACCAAAGGAACAATAGCTAATGCTACAATCCAAAGCAAATTAGGATCTAATAAAATTGGGAATATCAAAAGCAATACAGACCAAATACCTGCATAGAAGAACAATCCTAATGCATGACCAGATTCGGTTACGCTATTATGGATTGCTATTGGTGAATACTCAGTCAAGAAGAACAATGCAATTGTTATGGGCAATGTGATAAACCAAAGCAAGATTGAAGGGTCTGAGAAGAACGGCATGGCAAATATCATATTACCCACCATGATATGAACAAACTTACGAGAAACTTCAGGCTTGCTCTTTAAAACCTTTTCTGCCAATAGGAATATGACAACTACATAAAGATAAACAATGACTAATGCAATTATATCGCTAAATAACATAATATCTCTCTTAAACAAAATTAATCATAAAACACAAAATAATATAACAGTTATAAAAATAATAAATATTAAATCAATTAAGGAATTGATATGATAAAAAAAATAATATTATAGATAACTTATCTGTCATCTATAATATTGTGAGTTCTATCATCATCATATTCTCCGTATTCACAACCGGCATTTTCTATTTTGATATGGTCAATTAAGGTTCCGTCATTTTTCATCAATTTGATTTCACCGTAACCGTTTCCACCATTCCAAAGACGGGTGTGAAGCTTTTTACCTGTAGGGGCTTCATAATTGAAAAGCAACATTTCATCACGTTTACAGTATAATTTCATTTCAATTTTGCTGTTCCAATTACTTGCATTAATGAACCATTCATTTTCTTCCTTGCCTTCTTTAAATCCAAACTCTTGATGGACATTGTTCCAGAATCTTGCAAAGTTGTATTCATACATTTTTCCTTCATAGTATAATCCAATCAATAGTTTACGAGGAAGGGAAATTCCAAATGCCTTAGGTTTTCCTCCGCCTGCTTCAAAAGCAGAATTATTGAGCTTTTTGCCAGTTATTAAACTTGTTAGATTACATGAGGAAATCCATAACCAAGGGCTTGTAAAGTCTGCTCCCCAATTCTTATCCGCATATCCAAAGGATTTTTCAGGAATGACTTCATATTCAACACCATCCATTTCAATGGTACCGCTGTATTGGGTCTTTATTCCTTCAGCATGCCAAAACATTTCAAATGAATTTAATTTTCTAAAGAAACTGTTAGCACCATAACCCACATTAAAAGCGATTTGCTTGTCAATATCCAAGTCCCATTTCATTTCTCCTGCATCACACATGTATTCCGGATGTTCACGTGCTTCCTCTTCAGTTACTTTACAGTATCCAGTCATGTGGGTTTCAGTCAAGCTGTATTCTCCAACCTTTATGTCCAATTTGTCATCAGGACATGAGAAATCCTTCATGGAATAGTAATTATGGATCTGTTTAGGCTCTTTACCCCATGCTCCAACTTTTAACATGCAGTAAGAAGGTCTTTTGCCTGCTTCAATGTTTTTAGGGTCTTGACCTAATGTAGGTTCATCTTCAGCCAAATCGGGGTTACATACAAAGTATTCTATAAAGAATGGTCTTGGTTCACCAGTTTCCTTATTGTAAGCTGTTAAAGAATGCCACCACCAGTCATAACCTTGCTTAGCAAGGGGACCTTTCAACATATAATGGTCTCTTTTCAAATCACTTTTATTCATCAAAATCCTCCGAATGAAATAATTTAAATTATTCAATAATTCCAATAAAATCTAATAATTTATGAGTTAATTATTAAAGATATTAAAGAATAATTAACTTAAATATTATATCATATTTTAATTTA
This genomic window contains:
- the queC gene encoding 7-cyano-7-deazaguanine synthase QueC, with translation MSKDVVLILSGGLDSSTLLYKLLNEGNKVTALSFNYGQKAAIEIERAAEICKMNDVPHFVFDIQNIVDLLSSSLTDKDNDNVSEPANTVVPSRNTILLELATAFAISNNKEEVYYGAIKADVGDYPDTTPEFLEKINELNKVNNYEYIPVCAPFIDTDKKDVVKLALKLGVPIEKTWSCYVNNDGTPCGECFSCKSRINAIEEAKKELGMD
- a CDS encoding methanogenesis marker 8 protein, with amino-acid sequence MDKHVIEALGRAKITVQDGKVVDVGEPMIEYCPLFHKHRGIEKLTPEEIENNIQFRIEDFGMCTKDRVLRLKDFLSFGISEILSTLLADDIIDCAIMVCEGCGTVLITESELAQGVGGRVSGLVETSPIPELIEEFSPNHIVDGETAIIDQVEGFKLAIENGYKNIAVTIAFPDDGIILRELEKEYDDVNLYLFAVHTTGLSREESELIFDVSDVVTACANKHLRDIAEEEDIFSVGSSIPIFGASEKGEEFIKLRLDKIGGPKKKTGNSKHPYPLI
- a CDS encoding CDC48 family AAA ATPase — its product is MADVELKIKVAETLSQKDVGKNIAKLDMESMFKLGLKDGDLIEIIGSKHTAAVAIASQSEMESIIRIDGTTRKNSGASIGEEVTIKRAEAKEAKKIVLAPIDARIRIGGDFNRAFRNQVMVQGDLINTGIKTPQRRSVGSGFFDDIFDDIMNVPGIGAMSQIKLAVVSTNPGGVVKVGPNTKVEINEEPVDVSKLEGVSNLVDISYDDIGGLKDEVKKVREMIEIPLKKPELFDKLGIAPPKGVLMHGPPGTGKTLLAKAVANESDAHFIVINGPEIMSKYVGGSEENLREFFEEAEENAPSIIFIDELDAIAPKREETQGEVERRTVAQLLTLMDGLNSRGQVVVIGATNRPDSLDGALRRPGRFDREIEIGVPDKEERKEIMEIHTRGMPLADDVDLDDLADTTHGFVGADLEALAKEAAMRVVRRIIPDLGADDEIPPEVLEKLVVTKDDFKSALREIQPSALREVLVQVPNVTWDDVGGLDEAKQELKEAVEWPLKYPDKFKEFGVRPPKGTLLYGIPGTGKTMLAKAVANESEANFIAIKGPELLSKWVGESEKGVREVFRKARQTAPTVIFFDEIDSIASSRGAEAGDSGVTKRVVNQLLTEIDGLEELEDVAIIAATNRPDIIDPGLMRPGRFDRHIKVDAPNEDARLAIFKVHTKDMPLAKDVKLKKLAKNTEGYVGADIEAVCREAAMLALRENIEASEVSAKFFDEAMDKVKPKTVSDEEELIQYY
- a CDS encoding diacylglycerol/polyprenol kinase family protein — translated: MLFSDIIALVIVYLYVVVIFLLAEKVLKSKPEVSRKFVHIMVGNMIFAMPFFSDPSILLWFITLPITIALFFLTEYSPIAIHNSVTESGHALGLFFYAGIWSVLLLIFPILLDPNLLWIVALAIVPLVYGDGFAALVGAKWGRIKYHIFGGEKTLAGSLAMLSVTAVLSVFVWVFYTAMGYTLPELNFWYILIISAIATVAEAISYGGIDNLTVPSVTAILYYLVATIL
- a CDS encoding tocopherol cyclase family protein; the encoded protein is MNKSDLKRDHYMLKGPLAKQGYDWWWHSLTAYNKETGEPRPFFIEYFVCNPDLAEDEPTLGQDPKNIEAGKRPSYCMLKVGAWGKEPKQIHNYYSMKDFSCPDDKLDIKVGEYSLTETHMTGYCKVTEEEAREHPEYMCDAGEMKWDLDIDKQIAFNVGYGANSFFRKLNSFEMFWHAEGIKTQYSGTIEMDGVEYEVIPEKSFGYADKNWGADFTSPWLWISSCNLTSLITGKKLNNSAFEAGGGKPKAFGISLPRKLLIGLYYEGKMYEYNFARFWNNVHQEFGFKEGKEENEWFINASNWNSKIEMKLYCKRDEMLLFNYEAPTGKKLHTRLWNGGNGYGEIKLMKNDGTLIDHIKIENAGCEYGEYDDDRTHNIIDDR